A stretch of the Nitratifractor salsuginis DSM 16511 genome encodes the following:
- the atpG gene encoding ATP synthase F1 subunit gamma: MANLKDIKRKIKSVKGTQKTTHAMKLVSSAKLKRAEELAKRSKMYAQKITEMIDEIALQIAKYNDVSDNAYFRKVENPKTVDIVFITADKGLCGGFNSQTLKAVNQLAEEWSAKGAQVRLRAIGKKGIAYYRFNKTEMIDEIEGLSSSPSYEEAAKFIRACVDDYMAGKTDKVIVVHNGYVNMITQEIRIDHLIPVDPSTLPSDIQSSPSELELEPDDDDTLLEALVHRYLEYVMYYALIDSLAAEHGARMQAMDAATTNAKEMVKSLTVKYNKARQEAITTELIEIISGVESLK, translated from the coding sequence ATGGCGAACCTAAAAGATATCAAACGCAAGATCAAAAGCGTCAAGGGGACGCAGAAGACGACCCATGCGATGAAGCTGGTCTCTTCCGCAAAACTCAAGCGCGCCGAAGAGCTTGCCAAGCGTTCCAAGATGTATGCTCAGAAGATCACGGAGATGATCGACGAGATCGCGCTCCAGATCGCCAAATACAATGATGTGAGCGACAACGCCTATTTCCGCAAGGTGGAGAACCCGAAAACGGTCGATATCGTCTTTATCACTGCCGACAAAGGTCTTTGCGGAGGCTTTAACTCCCAGACCCTCAAAGCGGTGAACCAACTTGCCGAAGAGTGGAGTGCCAAAGGGGCTCAGGTCCGTCTTCGGGCGATCGGTAAGAAGGGTATTGCCTATTACCGCTTCAACAAAACGGAAATGATCGACGAGATCGAGGGGCTCAGTTCTTCGCCCTCATATGAAGAGGCGGCCAAATTCATTCGGGCGTGTGTGGATGACTATATGGCCGGCAAGACCGACAAAGTCATTGTCGTCCATAACGGCTACGTCAATATGATCACTCAGGAGATCCGGATCGACCATCTGATCCCTGTTGATCCTTCGACGCTGCCGAGCGACATTCAGAGCAGTCCTTCCGAGCTGGAACTGGAGCCCGATGACGACGATACGTTGCTCGAAGCTCTGGTTCATCGCTATCTGGAGTATGTGATGTACTATGCTCTGATCGATTCGCTCGCCGCAGAGCACGGGGCGAGAATGCAGGCGATGGATGCAGCGACCACCAATGCCAAGGAGATGGTCAAATCTCTGACGGTCAAATACAACAAAGCACGGCAAGAAGCCATCACCACCGAACTGATCGAGATCATCAGTGGTGTCGAATCACTGAAATAA
- the atpD gene encoding F0F1 ATP synthase subunit beta — protein sequence MTGKIIQVMGPVVDVEFSDYLPEINEALETTLKTETKEQKLVLEVAIQLGDNRVRTIAMDMTEGLVRGQEVRATGAPIKVPVGEEVLGRIFDVVGNVIDDGEPVEAKTKWSIHRTPPAFDVQSTKAEIFETGIKVVDLLAPYAKGGKVGLFGGAGVGKTVIIMELINNVAMKHSGYSVFAGVGERTREGNDLYNEMKESNVLDKVALCYGQMNEPPGARNRIALTGLTMAEYFRDEMGLDVLMFIDNIFRFAQSGAEMSALLGRIPSAVGYQPTLASEMGKLQERITSTTKGSITSVQAVYVPADDLTDPAPASVFAHLDATTVLNRSIAEKGIYPAVDPLDSTSRMLDPVIIGDEHYQVARGVQAILQKYKDLQDIIAILGMDELSEEDKLIVERARKVEKFLSQPFHVAEVFTGSPGRYVTLEETIKGFKGLLNGEYDHMPEAAFYMVGSMDEAIEKAEKMKEKAS from the coding sequence ATGACTGGTAAAATCATTCAGGTTATGGGACCGGTAGTCGATGTGGAATTCAGCGACTACCTTCCCGAGATTAACGAAGCGTTGGAGACAACGCTGAAGACGGAGACCAAGGAGCAGAAACTTGTTCTGGAAGTCGCCATCCAACTGGGGGACAACCGCGTCCGCACCATTGCAATGGATATGACCGAAGGTCTGGTACGCGGACAGGAAGTTCGCGCAACCGGAGCACCGATCAAAGTTCCTGTCGGGGAAGAGGTCCTCGGCCGCATCTTCGACGTTGTCGGTAACGTCATCGACGACGGAGAGCCTGTCGAAGCCAAGACCAAATGGTCGATTCACCGCACGCCTCCCGCTTTCGACGTTCAGAGCACCAAAGCCGAAATCTTCGAAACCGGTATCAAGGTCGTCGATCTGCTCGCTCCCTATGCCAAGGGAGGTAAGGTCGGTCTCTTCGGCGGTGCCGGAGTCGGTAAAACCGTTATCATTATGGAATTGATCAACAACGTCGCCATGAAGCACAGCGGTTATTCCGTCTTTGCCGGTGTCGGTGAGCGGACCCGTGAAGGAAACGACCTCTACAACGAGATGAAGGAATCTAACGTTCTTGACAAAGTTGCCCTCTGCTACGGTCAGATGAACGAGCCTCCGGGAGCACGTAACCGCATCGCCCTTACCGGTCTGACCATGGCGGAGTATTTCCGGGATGAGATGGGTCTGGACGTTCTGATGTTCATCGACAACATTTTCCGTTTCGCCCAATCCGGTGCCGAGATGTCTGCACTGTTGGGCCGGATCCCCTCTGCGGTCGGTTATCAGCCTACTCTCGCCAGTGAAATGGGGAAACTCCAGGAGCGGATCACCTCGACGACGAAGGGCTCCATTACTTCCGTCCAGGCCGTTTACGTTCCTGCGGACGACTTGACCGACCCCGCGCCTGCATCGGTCTTTGCCCACCTGGATGCGACGACGGTTCTGAACCGTTCCATCGCCGAGAAGGGTATCTACCCTGCGGTGGATCCTCTCGACTCCACCAGCCGGATGCTCGATCCCGTCATCATCGGGGATGAGCACTACCAGGTCGCTCGCGGGGTCCAGGCGATTCTCCAGAAGTACAAAGACCTTCAGGATATCATTGCGATTCTGGGTATGGACGAGCTGAGTGAAGAGGATAAGCTGATCGTCGAGCGGGCACGTAAGGTCGAGAAGTTCCTCTCCCAGCCTTTCCACGTCGCCGAAGTCTTCACAGGAAGTCCCGGACGCTACGTCACACTGGAAGAGACGATCAAAGGATTCAAAGGTCTGCTCAACGGTGAGTACGACCATATGCCTGAAGCCGCCTTCTATATGGTCGGTAGCATGGACGAAGCGATCGAAAAAGCGGAAAAAATGAAAGAGAAGGCTTCCTAA
- the atpC gene encoding ATP synthase F1 subunit epsilon, with product MNTMKLEIVTPNGLIYEGDVKMVTLPGKEGEFGVLPGHASLVSLLDTGVITIETADGKEIMVAINQGYVKVDENKVSCVVDGAVLISDEEGSLSERLSEAKELLQKAQTSDVAIAAAVSKVESIKKKSY from the coding sequence ATGAACACCATGAAACTCGAGATCGTCACCCCCAACGGACTTATCTACGAAGGGGATGTGAAGATGGTAACACTGCCAGGGAAAGAGGGTGAGTTCGGAGTTCTCCCCGGGCACGCTTCCCTGGTTTCACTGCTGGATACCGGTGTCATCACGATTGAAACAGCCGATGGCAAAGAGATTATGGTCGCCATCAATCAGGGCTACGTCAAAGTCGACGAGAACAAAGTGAGCTGTGTGGTAGACGGTGCCGTTTTGATCAGCGATGAAGAAGGTAGTCTCAGTGAGCGCCTCTCCGAGGCCAAAGAACTTCTCCAGAAGGCTCAAACCTCCGATGTGGCAATCGCCGCAGCCGTGAGCAAAGTCGAATCGATCAAGAAGAAGTCTTACTGA
- a CDS encoding MotA/TolQ/ExbB proton channel family protein has product MSSLSSYFAHSSPITWMVLLILSFYFIATFWIFIYRYRLILQRLAIESRSLTRLYMGRSEMVSDDSLLAGYLRQIGRVSPEVLKAAVNDAVRSATRGLTQLSIMASTSPFIGLFGTVVGILEAFGRLGTQKSASLSVVAPAISEALIATAAGIFVAVFAYAFHLLLKRKAYELQSLLESQSEIVLAQTRKER; this is encoded by the coding sequence GTGAGTTCACTCTCCTCCTATTTTGCTCACAGCAGCCCCATCACCTGGATGGTGCTGCTGATTCTCTCTTTCTATTTTATTGCCACCTTTTGGATTTTCATCTATCGTTATCGCCTCATTCTTCAGCGCCTTGCTATAGAATCCCGTTCTCTGACCCGTCTCTATATGGGGCGAAGTGAAATGGTTTCCGATGATTCCCTCCTTGCCGGATATCTCCGTCAGATCGGACGGGTGAGTCCGGAAGTCCTCAAGGCGGCGGTCAATGATGCCGTTCGCAGTGCCACCCGGGGCTTGACCCAGCTTTCGATTATGGCTTCCACTTCTCCCTTTATCGGCCTGTTTGGAACGGTGGTGGGTATTCTCGAAGCCTTCGGCCGTCTGGGGACCCAAAAAAGTGCTTCGCTTTCGGTGGTCGCCCCGGCGATCAGCGAAGCGCTCATCGCGACGGCTGCGGGAATTTTCGTAGCGGTCTTCGCCTACGCTTTTCACCTCCTGCTCAAACGCAAAGCGTACGAGTTGCAATCTTTGTTGGAATCCCAGTCGGAGATCGTGCTGGCTCAGACCCGCAAGGAGCGATGA
- a CDS encoding biopolymer transporter ExbD, with product MFRWDDDPDLNITPFVDVMLVLMAILMVTAPTITYQEQITLPKGTRSKKVEKLSTITIRMDKNRRIYLGKETFTLRDFADNFMLKSSKMNKKSDVFIRADESLPYKDVIYLLKSVKEAGFTRVSLLTE from the coding sequence ATGTTTCGCTGGGATGATGATCCCGATTTGAACATCACTCCGTTCGTGGATGTGATGTTGGTGCTGATGGCGATCTTGATGGTGACGGCCCCGACCATTACGTACCAGGAGCAGATCACCCTTCCCAAGGGAACCCGAAGCAAAAAGGTCGAAAAGCTCTCCACGATTACGATCCGTATGGATAAAAACCGCCGGATCTACCTGGGCAAAGAGACGTTTACCCTGCGGGATTTCGCCGACAATTTTATGCTCAAATCATCCAAAATGAATAAAAAAAGCGATGTCTTCATCCGTGCGGACGAATCCCTCCCCTACAAAGATGTGATCTATCTGCTCAAAAGTGTCAAGGAGGCGGGGTTTACCCGGGTCTCCCTGCTGACGGAATGA
- a CDS encoding TonB C-terminal domain-containing protein translates to MMREKITAGVAAVAIYLALILLLLYYFGYHHSSKSTHFVTKNRAGITVSLAGVPSPQAAPKSHPKTTRKKRVTKPRKAEKHQKALKTKKAHKAPEAKKPDARRLFSHVKKPHPKKRVQKQSSGAAGSKKTGEHTLKKSQGSSGVENAYLAKVERLLKGWPAQANFAGEEIDIRLTIYPDGRFDYRILKLSANPDFNHELINYLKQLQGIGFGPHSHGKPYDIEVKFIAHD, encoded by the coding sequence ATGATGAGAGAGAAGATCACCGCAGGGGTGGCAGCCGTAGCCATCTATCTGGCACTCATTTTGCTCCTGCTCTACTATTTCGGATATCATCACTCTTCCAAATCGACCCATTTTGTCACCAAAAACCGGGCGGGGATCACCGTAAGTCTGGCCGGAGTTCCCTCGCCGCAAGCCGCGCCGAAATCTCACCCGAAGACCACCCGGAAAAAGAGAGTTACCAAGCCGCGCAAAGCGGAGAAGCATCAAAAAGCTCTCAAGACCAAAAAGGCGCATAAAGCCCCCGAGGCCAAAAAGCCCGATGCCCGCAGACTCTTCAGTCATGTCAAAAAGCCTCACCCGAAAAAAAGGGTTCAAAAGCAATCGTCCGGAGCTGCGGGGAGTAAAAAAACGGGAGAGCATACCCTCAAAAAATCCCAGGGTAGTTCGGGAGTGGAAAACGCCTATCTGGCCAAGGTGGAGCGCCTGCTCAAAGGGTGGCCTGCCCAGGCCAATTTCGCCGGAGAAGAGATCGATATACGCCTGACGATCTACCCCGACGGTCGGTTTGATTATCGGATTCTCAAACTCTCGGCCAATCCCGATTTCAATCATGAGCTGATCAATTACCTCAAACAGCTTCAAGGCATAGGATTCGGTCCCCACTCCCACGGAAAACCCTACGACATCGAAGTGAAATTCATCGCCCACGATTAA
- a CDS encoding MOSC domain-containing protein — protein sequence MEILRLFLAEEEKEGRTPCEKLMIDEGGVVGDKFHGKKPDRSILLTGTIAYEMAKEEGIDLEAGDLGENILVEFDTRALEPGDRLSCGDVLLEVSRLCPICNHLAIHDPRLPQLVKETRGVYLRVIRGGVLRTGERISPEDQKG from the coding sequence ATGGAAATTTTGAGACTCTTTTTGGCCGAAGAGGAGAAGGAGGGACGCACCCCCTGTGAAAAGCTGATGATTGATGAGGGGGGCGTGGTCGGGGACAAGTTTCACGGCAAGAAACCCGACCGCTCCATTCTCCTGACCGGCACGATCGCCTATGAAATGGCCAAGGAGGAGGGGATCGACCTGGAAGCCGGCGATCTGGGAGAGAATATTCTGGTGGAGTTCGATACGAGAGCATTGGAGCCCGGCGACCGGCTCAGCTGCGGCGATGTGCTTTTGGAGGTGAGCAGGCTCTGTCCCATCTGTAACCATTTGGCGATCCACGATCCCCGCCTTCCCCAGTTGGTCAAGGAGACCCGAGGGGTCTATCTGCGGGTGATTCGGGGAGGAGTACTGAGAACAGGCGAGCGAATTTCTCCGGAGGATCAAAAGGGCTGA
- the htpG gene encoding molecular chaperone HtpG, with translation MAKYEYQTEIGQLLQLMTHSLYSHREIFLRELISNANDALDKFKYLHLTDEKFKNETWDPKINIKIDKEDNSLAVTDNGIGMNEEDLIHNLGTIAKSGTKAFLEQLTGDAKKDNNLIGQFGVGFYSVFMVAERVDVITKKAGEDQAWKFSSDGTGEYEITPVIKDEHGTVVYLKLKEDAKEFLDHWRVKEIVKKYSDHIPYPIFLHYEEEENVGEGDKVEMKKVKKSEQVNEAKALWTLPKSELKDEDYIEFYSTLWHDSEEPLTWTHNQVEGSLEYTTLFYIPRTAPADIFRADFQPGVKLYVKRVFITDDEKELLPLYLRFVRGIIDSEDLPLNVSREILQENRILANIRQASVKKILAAIKKLDEEKFDRFIDQYNKLIKEGIFTDHLNKESLLEIVRYKSSKVEGMTSLDYYMKRAGEREGETKKEFYYIVGEDEHLLRNSPLLEAYRKADIEVLIMDDKEIDEIVTPAIGEYKGWKFVDIATVDAPEVEDKEKLEQYGETFTPLVEKLKTILGEAVKEVRLTTRLSESPSCVVPDSSDPMAQMRHLFRQMGQEAPEIPLILEINPEHEMIKKLAETEDERILEESAWVLLDSAKLAEGLEPGDKVAFARRVADLLSRAL, from the coding sequence ATGGCCAAATACGAGTATCAGACAGAGATCGGACAATTGCTCCAACTGATGACCCACTCCCTCTATTCCCATAGAGAGATTTTCCTTAGAGAGTTGATCTCCAACGCCAACGATGCGCTGGACAAGTTCAAATATCTCCATTTGACGGACGAGAAGTTCAAAAACGAAACGTGGGATCCGAAGATCAATATCAAGATCGACAAAGAGGACAATTCTCTTGCCGTGACCGACAACGGGATCGGGATGAACGAAGAGGACCTGATCCACAACCTCGGGACCATCGCCAAATCGGGAACCAAAGCTTTCCTGGAGCAGCTCACCGGGGATGCGAAAAAGGACAACAACCTAATTGGCCAGTTCGGCGTCGGGTTCTATTCGGTCTTTATGGTGGCGGAACGGGTCGATGTCATCACCAAGAAGGCGGGTGAAGATCAGGCGTGGAAATTCAGCAGCGACGGGACCGGGGAATATGAGATCACGCCCGTGATCAAAGACGAGCATGGAACCGTGGTTTACCTGAAACTCAAAGAGGATGCCAAAGAGTTTCTGGATCACTGGAGGGTCAAGGAGATCGTCAAGAAATATTCCGACCATATCCCCTATCCCATTTTCCTCCACTATGAAGAGGAGGAGAATGTGGGCGAGGGGGACAAGGTCGAGATGAAGAAGGTCAAGAAGAGCGAGCAGGTCAATGAAGCCAAGGCGCTCTGGACCCTCCCCAAAAGTGAGCTCAAAGACGAAGATTACATCGAATTCTACTCCACGCTCTGGCATGACAGCGAAGAGCCCCTGACCTGGACGCACAACCAGGTGGAGGGGAGCCTGGAGTATACGACCCTCTTCTATATCCCGAGGACCGCTCCGGCGGATATTTTCCGGGCCGATTTCCAACCCGGAGTGAAGCTCTATGTCAAACGGGTCTTCATCACCGATGACGAGAAGGAGCTCCTGCCGCTCTATCTGCGCTTCGTCCGGGGGATCATCGACAGCGAAGATTTGCCGCTGAACGTCAGCCGGGAGATCCTGCAGGAGAACCGCATTCTGGCCAACATCCGCCAGGCTTCGGTCAAAAAGATCCTCGCCGCCATCAAAAAGCTCGACGAAGAGAAGTTCGATCGCTTCATCGATCAGTATAACAAACTCATCAAAGAGGGGATCTTCACCGATCATCTCAACAAAGAGAGCCTCCTGGAGATCGTCCGCTACAAGAGCAGCAAGGTCGAGGGAATGACTTCGCTGGACTACTATATGAAACGTGCCGGTGAGCGGGAAGGGGAGACCAAAAAAGAGTTCTATTACATCGTGGGCGAAGATGAACATCTCCTGCGTAACTCCCCCCTGCTGGAGGCTTACCGCAAGGCGGATATCGAAGTCCTGATTATGGATGACAAGGAGATCGACGAGATCGTCACTCCCGCCATCGGCGAGTACAAAGGGTGGAAATTCGTCGATATTGCCACCGTGGACGCTCCCGAAGTGGAAGACAAGGAGAAGCTCGAGCAGTACGGCGAAACCTTCACACCTCTGGTGGAGAAGCTCAAAACGATCCTGGGTGAAGCGGTCAAAGAGGTCCGCCTGACGACTCGCCTGAGTGAGAGTCCCAGCTGTGTCGTGCCCGACAGCAGCGATCCCATGGCCCAGATGCGCCATCTCTTCCGCCAGATGGGGCAGGAGGCGCCGGAAATTCCTCTGATCCTGGAGATCAACCCCGAACACGAAATGATCAAAAAGCTCGCCGAGACCGAGGATGAGAGGATCCTCGAAGAGAGCGCCTGGGTCCTGCTCGACAGCGCCAAGCTGGCCGAGGGCCTGGAGCCCGGGGACAAGGTCGCTTTCGCCCGCCGGGTCGCCGATCTGCTCAGCCGGGCTCTGTAG
- a CDS encoding cation diffusion facilitator family transporter — protein MSAQRRATVVSTSAAALLTFVKLFVGIMSGSVAVLASAIDSILDMGVSLFNFFAIKKAEEHPDDKFPYGKGKIQAIAGVIEGTIITLSGLFIIYEAISKILQGKTTQYLGTSLGVMLFSIVVTFFLVQYLKSVAKKTDNIVIKADALHYQTDLLSNSAVVAALVIVWLTGWDWIDALFGLGIGLYIIYSAYEIIEEGVMILLDRSLPSEMVAKIGEIIGNHPKVNGYHWLKTRTDGTHNFVEFHLVLTPEMTLEEAHRIAEELECKIASLDPNKGWVITPHFDPYDDEHLNEIYYEGKFRFACESEGNVEKESGGARA, from the coding sequence ATGTCTGCCCAACGACGGGCGACGGTCGTCTCCACCTCCGCCGCGGCTCTTCTCACCTTTGTCAAACTCTTTGTCGGAATTATGAGCGGGTCGGTAGCGGTCCTGGCTTCCGCCATCGACTCGATTCTCGATATGGGGGTCTCCCTTTTCAACTTTTTTGCCATCAAAAAGGCGGAAGAGCATCCCGACGACAAGTTTCCATACGGCAAAGGGAAGATTCAAGCCATTGCCGGGGTGATCGAGGGAACGATCATTACCCTTTCGGGTCTTTTTATCATCTATGAAGCGATCAGCAAAATCCTTCAGGGAAAGACGACCCAATATCTGGGGACTTCCCTGGGGGTGATGCTCTTCTCCATAGTCGTGACTTTTTTCCTGGTGCAATACCTGAAATCGGTGGCCAAAAAGACCGACAACATCGTGATCAAAGCCGATGCGCTGCACTACCAGACCGACCTCCTGAGCAACAGCGCCGTCGTGGCGGCCCTGGTGATCGTGTGGTTGACCGGTTGGGATTGGATCGATGCCCTTTTCGGTCTGGGGATCGGACTCTATATCATCTACTCCGCTTACGAGATCATCGAGGAGGGGGTGATGATTCTTCTGGACCGCTCCCTCCCCAGCGAGATGGTGGCGAAGATCGGGGAGATCATCGGCAATCATCCCAAGGTCAACGGCTATCATTGGCTCAAGACCCGCACTGACGGCACCCATAATTTCGTCGAATTTCATCTGGTGCTCACCCCGGAAATGACCCTGGAAGAGGCCCACCGGATCGCCGAGGAGCTCGAGTGCAAGATCGCTTCCCTGGATCCCAACAAAGGGTGGGTGATCACTCCCCATTTCGATCCCTACGATGACGAACATCTCAACGAGATCTACTACGAGGGGAAGTTCCGTTTCGCCTGCGAATCGGAGGGGAATGTCGAAAAAGAGTCGGGAGGAGCAAGGGCGTGA
- a CDS encoding uroporphyrinogen-III synthase yields MNPRIYLTSPVEYPGTIPLPMIRFALVADRIDYQGCDTLMFTSKQAVLSAEAIDPDWKRLPAIAIGPATQRQIETLGGEVLFRPDSFYGESLAQEVVKRFRERKLLYLRPKKVSFDSRGYLERMGITLKDQILYETRCRDYTPEEAPEPGSVIVFTSPSTIHCFLENFAWRDDYHAVVIGRSTLAHLPEGPSFSVAEEPTIAACIARARQWAEILPDTK; encoded by the coding sequence GTGAACCCCAGGATCTATCTCACCTCTCCCGTGGAGTATCCCGGAACAATCCCCCTGCCGATGATCCGATTCGCTCTCGTCGCCGACCGTATCGATTATCAGGGGTGCGATACGCTGATGTTCACTTCCAAGCAGGCGGTACTGAGTGCCGAAGCGATCGATCCCGATTGGAAACGCCTGCCCGCCATCGCCATCGGTCCCGCTACCCAGCGCCAGATCGAAACGCTCGGGGGAGAGGTACTTTTTCGCCCCGACTCCTTCTACGGTGAGAGTTTGGCCCAGGAGGTCGTCAAACGTTTTCGGGAACGGAAACTCCTCTACCTTCGTCCCAAAAAGGTCTCCTTTGACAGCCGGGGGTATCTGGAGCGTATGGGGATTACGCTCAAGGATCAGATCCTCTATGAGACCCGCTGCCGGGACTATACGCCCGAGGAGGCCCCGGAGCCCGGATCGGTCATCGTTTTCACCTCTCCCTCGACCATCCACTGCTTCTTGGAAAACTTCGCCTGGCGGGATGATTATCACGCCGTGGTGATCGGCCGTTCGACCCTTGCTCATCTGCCCGAAGGGCCCTCTTTTTCCGTGGCCGAGGAGCCGACGATCGCCGCGTGCATCGCCCGGGCGCGCCAATGGGCGGAAATCTTGCCTGATACTAAATGA
- the purD gene encoding phosphoribosylamine--glycine ligase produces MKVLVIGSGGREYSIGLALQRDPEVEKIWFAPGNGATDQLGENLAIGDYRELAAFAKEQGIDLTIVGPEAPLVDGVVDIFQEEGLTIFGPSAKAAQLEGSKIFMKNFLARYGIPTARYIETDSFEKASEFIDTLEAPIVVKADGLCAGKGVIIAPSRDEAREAARGMLSGEAFGEAGSRIVVEEFLDGYELSVFAVCDGKDYVVLPAAQDHKRLLNGDKGPNTGGMGAYAPTPLVNESIYRKLDERVIRPTLAGMEKEGMPFTGVLFIGVMVVKGEPYILEYNVRFGDPECEVLMPLLKSPASELFYKAATGRLAEAKIEFYDRYAVGVVMASKNYPYKSSEPAEIILDEIHHDELKQNSHISFAGVSRGEDGKLYATGGRVLVCVGLGDSIREARDRAYMLVGQVHFAGKQCRTDIAYQALEE; encoded by the coding sequence ATGAAGGTACTGGTCATAGGAAGCGGAGGGCGAGAGTATTCGATAGGCTTGGCGCTTCAGCGCGACCCGGAGGTGGAAAAGATCTGGTTCGCCCCGGGAAACGGTGCTACCGACCAATTGGGTGAGAATCTGGCGATTGGCGACTACCGGGAGTTGGCGGCTTTTGCCAAGGAGCAGGGGATCGACCTGACGATCGTGGGTCCGGAGGCTCCTCTGGTCGACGGAGTCGTCGATATTTTCCAGGAAGAGGGCCTGACGATCTTCGGTCCCTCGGCCAAGGCCGCCCAACTGGAAGGGTCCAAGATTTTTATGAAGAATTTTCTGGCCCGGTATGGGATCCCGACCGCACGGTATATCGAAACCGACTCTTTTGAGAAAGCTTCCGAGTTCATCGATACCCTCGAAGCTCCCATCGTGGTCAAAGCAGATGGGCTTTGTGCCGGGAAGGGAGTAATCATCGCTCCCTCACGTGATGAAGCGAGGGAGGCGGCCCGGGGGATGCTCAGCGGCGAAGCCTTCGGTGAGGCGGGTTCCCGGATTGTCGTGGAGGAATTCCTCGACGGCTATGAACTCTCGGTCTTTGCCGTGTGTGACGGCAAAGATTATGTCGTGCTCCCGGCGGCGCAGGACCACAAGCGTCTCCTCAACGGCGACAAGGGGCCCAATACCGGCGGGATGGGTGCTTACGCGCCGACGCCCCTGGTCAACGAATCGATCTATCGCAAGCTGGATGAGCGGGTCATCCGGCCTACGCTGGCGGGGATGGAAAAGGAGGGGATGCCCTTTACCGGTGTGCTCTTTATAGGGGTGATGGTGGTGAAGGGCGAGCCCTATATCCTCGAATACAATGTCCGCTTCGGCGATCCCGAGTGCGAAGTGCTGATGCCGCTGCTCAAATCGCCGGCGAGCGAACTTTTCTACAAAGCGGCGACCGGCCGGCTGGCAGAAGCCAAGATCGAGTTTTACGATCGCTATGCCGTCGGGGTGGTGATGGCGAGCAAGAACTATCCCTATAAATCGAGTGAACCTGCCGAGATCATTCTCGATGAGATCCACCATGATGAATTGAAACAAAACAGCCATATCTCCTTTGCGGGAGTGAGCCGGGGAGAAGACGGCAAGCTCTATGCCACCGGCGGTCGGGTTCTGGTCTGTGTCGGCCTGGGAGATTCGATCCGCGAAGCGAGGGATCGGGCCTATATGCTGGTGGGGCAGGTGCATTTCGCCGGCAAGCAATGCCGGACAGATATCGCCTATCAGGCTCTGGAAGAGTGA